A genomic stretch from Telopea speciosissima isolate NSW1024214 ecotype Mountain lineage chromosome 7, Tspe_v1, whole genome shotgun sequence includes:
- the LOC122667479 gene encoding protein Brevis radix-like 4 gives MLTCVACSKQLGGGSLHEPEGEETGGTPSTKQAIKALTAQIKDMALKASGAYRHCKPCSGSSGHQHRPNYAESEAASASERFHGSYRRTGTFSSSSTPRLWGKEMEARLKGLSSGEGTPPSVSSRTESVVFMEEEEPKEWVAQVEPGVLITFLSLPQGGNDLKRIRFSREMFNKWQAQRWWAENYDKVMELYNVQRFNRQAVPLPTPPRSEDESSKIESAEDSPMTPPLSKERLPRNFQRPMGMGYSSSDSLDHHPMQSRHYHDSGGLTSTPKLSSISGAKTETSSMDASIRTSSSREGDRSGELSVSNASDQETEWVEQDEPGVYITIRALPGGARELRRVRFSRDRFGEMHARLWWEENRARIHEQYL, from the exons ATGCTGACGTGCGTCGCTTGTTCGAAGCAGCTCGGCGGCGGATCGCTTCATGAACCAGAAGGCGAGGAGACCGGCGGTACACCGAGCACTAAGCAAGCAATTAAAGCTTTAACCGCTCAG ATCAAGGACATGGCATTGAAGGCATCGGGAGCATATCGCCACTGCAAGCCATGTTCGGGATCGTCTGGACATCAACATCGCCCGAACTACGCCGAGTCTGAGGCTGCATCGGCGTCGGAGAGGTTTCACGGCTCTTACCGTCGAACGGGGACGTTTAGCTCTAGCTCTACGCCAAGGCTGTGGGGCAAAGAGATGGAAGCGAGACTGAAGGGGCTCTCTAGCGGTGAAGGGACGCCTCCATCGGTTAGCAGTCGAACTGAATCAGTTGTGTtcatggaggaagaagagccaaagGAGTGGGTTGCGCAGGTTGAGCCTGGTGTTCTCATCACATTCCTTTCGCTGCCTCAGGGAGGCAACGATCTCAAGCGGATCCGCTTCAG CCGGGAGATGTTTAATAAATGGCAAGCTCAGAGGTGGTGGGCAGAGAACTATGACAAAGTCATGGAGCTGTACAATGTCCAGAGGTTCAATCGCCAAGCTGTCCCACTGCCAACCCCACCAAGATCTGAGGATGAG AGCTCAAAGATTGAATCAGCTGAGGACAGTCCAATGACACCGCCATTGAGCAAAGAGCGCTTACCTCGTAACTTCCAGCGTCCAATGGGAATGGGCTACTCATCCTCAGATTCACTTGACCACCACCCAATGCAATCTCGCCATTACCATGATTCAGGTGGCCTCACTTCAACACCAAAACTTTCTAGCATCAGCGGGGCGAAGACTGAGACATCATCTATGGATGCGTCTATAAGGACAAGCTCATCAAGGGAGGGAGATCGCTCTGGAGAGCTTTCTGTTAGTAATGCTAGTGATCAGGAGACAGAGTGGGTTGAACAGGATGAACCTGGTGTCTACATTACAATCAGAGCATTGCCTGGTGGTGCAAGGGAGCTCAGACGCGTCAGATTCAG